The uncultured Desulfuromonas sp. genome has a segment encoding these proteins:
- a CDS encoding diguanylate cyclase produces MFVRFSYRRLHYPVAIAAFIITLSVMEFFSYQYRQLHLTQQRNQVMAKASLLRAQVEYEIHTTLNLTMGLVVFITSHPEFSTEEFNKAAAVLHQQAPNVRNIALSQDYIIRYIYPFEGNEEALGLDYRKLPEQMSTIDRAIASARVVIAGPLDLVQGGRGFISRVPIYTIPEKTLWGVASIVIDAETFYAQCGLQTAEQTVAVALRGRDGFGEKGDVFYGDPTLFSQDAVIQEIPLAVGSWQIAMMPVGGWGQSAGVLLAFRVCGFILAAVVGILYFALIKSYQRNRKLALHDPLTRLANRRFFDRYLEQSLAVARRNKQPICLLYLDLNNFKPINDSHGHKNGDKVLVTIAERLRNTLRHSDLISRIGGDEFVVILSNFAAGNGIDTVVSKLRTALSEPIDLGSAGLVTLHTSIGVSCFPDDGMTADALLKQADVAMYDDKKQLKSLDQDS; encoded by the coding sequence ATGTTTGTGAGATTTTCATATCGCCGATTGCATTATCCCGTGGCCATTGCTGCGTTTATTATTACATTGTCGGTGATGGAATTCTTTTCCTATCAGTATCGGCAACTGCACCTGACCCAGCAGCGCAACCAGGTGATGGCCAAGGCCAGTCTGCTGCGTGCCCAGGTCGAATATGAGATTCATACCACGCTTAACCTGACCATGGGGCTGGTGGTGTTTATCACAAGCCATCCCGAGTTTTCGACAGAAGAGTTCAACAAGGCTGCGGCGGTTTTACACCAGCAGGCACCGAATGTGCGTAATATTGCCCTCAGCCAAGACTATATCATTCGCTATATTTATCCGTTTGAGGGCAATGAAGAGGCCTTGGGGCTCGATTACCGGAAGCTCCCGGAACAGATGAGCACCATTGACCGGGCGATTGCCTCCGCCAGGGTCGTGATTGCCGGGCCGCTGGATCTGGTTCAGGGCGGCCGCGGTTTCATCAGTCGGGTGCCGATTTACACCATTCCTGAAAAGACCCTGTGGGGCGTGGCCAGCATCGTGATCGATGCAGAGACCTTTTATGCCCAATGCGGTTTGCAGACTGCTGAACAAACGGTAGCGGTGGCTTTGCGTGGGCGTGACGGTTTTGGAGAAAAAGGCGACGTTTTCTATGGTGATCCTACCCTGTTTTCACAAGATGCGGTGATTCAGGAGATCCCGTTGGCGGTGGGCTCCTGGCAGATCGCCATGATGCCCGTTGGCGGCTGGGGGCAATCCGCCGGAGTCTTGCTGGCTTTTCGCGTGTGTGGCTTTATTCTGGCGGCCGTGGTGGGCATCCTCTATTTTGCCTTGATCAAATCCTATCAACGCAACCGAAAACTGGCGCTTCATGATCCGTTGACCCGCCTGGCCAACCGGCGGTTTTTTGATCGCTATCTGGAGCAAAGCCTGGCCGTGGCGCGGCGCAATAAACAGCCGATCTGTCTGCTCTATCTGGATCTGAATAATTTCAAGCCGATCAATGATAGCCACGGCCATAAAAATGGCGACAAGGTGCTTGTTACCATCGCCGAACGATTGCGCAACACGTTGCGCCATTCGGATCTGATTTCACGGATCGGCGGCGACGAGTTTGTGGTGATTCTGTCGAATTTCGCCGCAGGAAACGGGATTGATACGGTGGTCAGCAAGTTGCGCACAGCACTGTCCGAACCGATCGATCTCGGTAGTGCCGGTTTGGTCACCCTGCACACCAGCATCGGTGTCAGTTGTTTTCCGGATGACGGCATGACCGCCGATGCGTTGCTCAAACAGGCTGATGTCGCCATGTATGACGACAAGAAGCAGCTCAAGTCACTGGATCAGGACAGTTGA